A genomic region of Artemia franciscana unplaced genomic scaffold, ASM3288406v1 Scaffold_4676, whole genome shotgun sequence contains the following coding sequences:
- the LOC136043341 gene encoding smad nuclear-interacting protein 1-like, which translates to MEHERGDRKYDRNSVRPSSRRSHERQQDIPSGISIKKEPLSPERTKWDSGNEAQEFERKNDKKKAAKGKEKPNFALSGKLAEETNTFRGVVIRYSEPPEARIPKKRWRFYVFKDNENMPTLYMHRQSAYLIGRDRKVCDLAVDHPSCSKQHAALQYRLVPYEKADGRRARAVRPYIIDLGSSNETFVNNKPIEPQRYVELREKDVLKFGFSSREYVLLHDESKDDILDDDYQED; encoded by the coding sequence ATGGAACATGAAAGAGGTGACCGTAAATACGATAGAAATAGCGTAAGACCCTCTAGTAGGCGAAGTCATGAAAGACAACAAGACATACCAAGCGGCATTagtataaaaaaagagcctttaagtcCTGAACGTACAAAATGGGATAGTGGAAATGAAGCTCAAGAATTCGAAAGAAAGAATGATAAGAAAAAAGCGgcaaaaggaaaggaaaaaccTAATTTTGCTCTTTCTGGTAAACTTGCAGAAGAGACGAATACCTTTCGTGGTGTAGTCATTAGATATAGTGAGCCTCCCGAAGCCCGTATTCCAAAAAAACGCTGGAGATTTTATGTGTTTaaagataatgaaaatatgCCAACtctttatatgcatagacaaagTGCTTATTTAATTGGCCGGGACAGAAAAGTATGTGACCTCGCAGTAGACCATCCctcctgttcaaaacagcatGCCGCCTTACAGTACCGTCTCGTCCCTTATGAAAAGGCTGATGGACGACGGGCAAGAGCCGTAAGGCCATATATTATTGATTTGGGCTCTTCCAATGAAACTTTCGTGAATAATAAGCCAATTGAACCTCAAAGATATGTTGAATTACGAGAAAAAGATGTGCTTAAATTTGGCTTTAGTTCTAGAGAATATGTTCTGCTTCATGATGAAAGCAAAGATGACATTCTTGATGATGATTACCAAGAAGACtga